The following proteins are co-located in the Lepus europaeus isolate LE1 chromosome 15, mLepTim1.pri, whole genome shotgun sequence genome:
- the BASP1 gene encoding brain acid soluble protein 1, which yields MGGKLSKKKKGYNVNDEKAKDKDKKAEGAGTEEEGTPKESEPQAAGEPTETTETKEEKPDKDAQDAEGKAEDKEGDKDAAAEEAPKAEPEKTEGAADEQPAPAPAPEQEPAAGPGPAAGGEAPKAAEAGAGGTAPPAGDDAGKEEGDPKKTEAPAAPAAQETKSDGAPASDSKPSSTEAAASSQETPAATEAPSSTPKAQAPAAPAEELKPAEGPAANSDQTVAVKE from the coding sequence ATGGGAGGCAAACTGAGCAAGAAGAAGAAGGGCTACAATGTGAATGACGAGAAGGCCAAGGACAAAGACAAGAAGGCCGAGGGCGCGGGGACCGAAGAGGAGGGGACCCCCAAGGAGAGCGAGCCCCAGGCTGCGGGCGAGCCCACGGAGACCACGGAGACCAAGGAGGAGAAGCCGGACAAGGACGCCCAGGACGCCGAGGGCAAGGCCGAAGACAAGGAAGGCGACAAAGACGCGGCCGCGGAGGAAGCGCCCAAGGCCGAGCCCGAGAAGACGGAGGGGGCCGCCGACGAGCAGCCtgcgcccgccccggcccccgagCAGGAGCCCGcggccggccccggccccgctgcCGGCGGCGAGGCCCCCAAAGCGGCCGAGGCCGGGGCGGGAGGCACGGCGCCCCCTGCCGGGGACGACGCAGGCAAGGAGGAAGGGGACCCCAAAAAGACTGAGGCTCCCGCAGCACCCGCCGCCCAGGAAACGAAAAGTGACGGGGCCCCAGCTTCAGACTCAAAACCTAGCAGCACTGAGGCCGCCGCCTCAAGCCAGGAGACGCCAGCAGCCACGGAAGCACCTAGTTCTACACCCAaggcccaggcacctgcagccccggcagAGGAGCTGAAACCTGCCGAGGGCCCGGCTGCTAATTCGGATCAAACCGTAGCCGTGAAGGAGTAG